A stretch of DNA from Methanocalculus natronophilus:
ATCTCTTTTTCCGTACCCTCCATCTCCTCTATCTCCTCTCCTCTCATCTTCTCTTTCTCTCTCACATCTCTCGCCAATAATCACCCAAGAAACTCCTCGATCATCACTGCAATCTTCACCGGCTCGCAGAAGATCATGCCGTGCGCCTGCCCTTTCAGTATATGCAGGGTGGCATCAGGGAGGGCTGCTGCGATGAGTTCTGCATTATCGGGGGGAATGACAATATCACGGTCGCCTGCCAGAACCAGTGCCGGAGACCGGACTGCATGGAGCTCAGGGTAGACTCCGTCCCACAGGAGCATGGCATCATACTGCTCCTTCACCGCCTGGGGGTTGGCAACCTCCCCGTAGTCCACAAACCAGGTGCTGGGATCGGGGTGCTCACACCGGTACTCTTCGGTGAGAAGGAGCCTGCCTGCACGATCAACGTACGCCTCAGGGGTATCGAATTCCTGTGCCATCTCCTCCAGGACCCATTCTTCAGCTGGAACCCTCAATGCCCCGCCGCAATCTGCATTCAGGAGGACAAACCGGTTGAGCGTATCTGGAAAGAGAACTGCATATTCAAGTGCGATCATGCCGCCCATAGAGTACCCGACGATATGGACAGGCTGCTCATCAACACCAGCAAGCTGCGTGATCACCTGGTGCAGATCCCGGGCAGCTTGCGGAATCGAGAACTCAACTGCGGGATTCCTCTCGCCGGAAACCCCCCGGTGGTTATAGAGAATAATCGTGTATTTTTTAGCAAGATACGTTATCAGGCGGGATGGCCACTCGTCAAGCGTCATCCCATATCCAGACACAAAAACGATTACCGGCCCATCCCCGCAAATTGCATACCGGAGAGGGACAGCATCTTCAGTCATAGCAACAGGCATATACCAACCAGTCGATACAAGAGCTGATAGCAGTTATCTTAAACGGGAGCAGATCCCAACAAAAATTTGCATACGTATCGCTTTCATCTCTCAACTTATCTTCCCCGCTTCAACTCCTCAATCTCCCGCCTCAGCTGTTTTATCTCATTTCTGTCTGATCCAATCTCAAGGAAGCCCATGCCAACAAAGATCGCCATGACAGACATGAGACCAAGTCCGATGTGAATCATATTCATAATCGAAACAATATCATC
This window harbors:
- a CDS encoding alpha/beta fold hydrolase, whose protein sequence is MTEDAVPLRYAICGDGPVIVFVSGYGMTLDEWPSRLITYLAKKYTIILYNHRGVSGERNPAVEFSIPQAARDLHQVITQLAGVDEQPVHIVGYSMGGMIALEYAVLFPDTLNRFVLLNADCGGALRVPAEEWVLEEMAQEFDTPEAYVDRAGRLLLTEEYRCEHPDPSTWFVDYGEVANPQAVKEQYDAMLLWDGVYPELHAVRSPALVLAGDRDIVIPPDNAELIAAALPDATLHILKGQAHGMIFCEPVKIAVMIEEFLG